The following are from one region of the Rhizobium sullae genome:
- the hisI gene encoding phosphoribosyl-AMP cyclohydrolase, producing the protein MSRIDRGGDRPKQFAPRLTIEGVEEGSLLAPKFNAEGLIPVVTTGASSGEVLMMGVMNANALLQTIETGEAHYWSRSRQCLWHKGAKSGLVQKVMQIRVDDDQDAIWLRVEVAGIASCHVGYRSCFYRSIPVGPLGETPIILTLEETAKVFDPVAVYGHAPNPTQL; encoded by the coding sequence ATGAGTAGGATTGATCGTGGCGGTGATCGGCCGAAACAGTTTGCGCCGCGGTTGACAATCGAAGGAGTCGAGGAAGGCTCACTTCTTGCGCCGAAGTTCAACGCTGAAGGTTTGATCCCCGTCGTGACGACCGGCGCCTCATCCGGCGAGGTTCTTATGATGGGCGTGATGAACGCGAATGCATTGCTGCAGACGATCGAGACGGGCGAAGCGCACTATTGGAGTCGTAGCCGGCAGTGCTTGTGGCACAAGGGGGCGAAGAGCGGGCTTGTTCAGAAAGTCATGCAGATACGCGTTGATGATGACCAGGACGCGATCTGGTTGCGGGTCGAGGTCGCGGGCATCGCGAGCTGCCATGTGGGCTACCGGTCGTGCTTCTATCGCTCGATCCCCGTTGGGCCTCTCGGCGAGACCCCGATTATTCTCACCTTGGAGGAGACGGCAAAGGTCTTCGATCCGGTCGCCGTCTACGGGCACGCACCGAACCCGACGCAGTTGTGA
- the folE gene encoding GTP cyclohydrolase I FolE, which produces MSDVLLSEPIVGLGPSHAPRKRPTREAAEAAVRTLIEWAGDDPDREGLVGTPDRVVRAYEEFFEGYRIDPVDLLGRTFEETQNYGDMVVLRDVRLESHCEHHIVPIIGRAHVAYLPSGRVVGISKLARLIEVYGKRLQIQETLTAQIADALDEVLKPKGVAVVIEAAHMCMTTRGIRKPGVTMVTRRLIGAFETDTELRRDFLGSISGSREAFG; this is translated from the coding sequence ATGAGTGACGTTTTGTTGAGTGAGCCCATCGTGGGCTTGGGGCCATCTCATGCGCCACGAAAGCGCCCGACGCGCGAGGCCGCCGAGGCCGCGGTTCGGACGTTGATCGAATGGGCGGGCGATGATCCGGACCGCGAAGGCTTGGTCGGAACGCCGGATCGCGTGGTGCGGGCCTATGAGGAGTTTTTCGAAGGGTATCGCATCGATCCGGTGGATCTGCTTGGCCGAACCTTCGAGGAGACGCAGAACTATGGAGACATGGTCGTGCTGCGCGACGTTCGCTTAGAATCGCACTGCGAGCACCACATTGTTCCGATCATCGGCAGGGCCCATGTCGCCTATCTTCCTTCGGGCCGCGTGGTCGGGATCAGCAAACTCGCCCGGCTAATCGAGGTCTACGGCAAGCGGCTGCAAATTCAGGAGACGCTGACGGCGCAGATCGCCGACGCCCTCGATGAGGTGCTCAAGCCGAAGGGCGTCGCTGTGGTGATCGAAGCGGCACATATGTGCATGACGACGCGTGGGATCCGAAAGCCCGGTGTCACCATGGTCACACGCCGCCTGATAGGCGCCTTCGAGACGGATACCGAGCTTCGGCGCGACTTCCTCGGTTCGATTTCGGGATCGCGGGAGGCATTCGGATGA
- a CDS encoding CobW family GTP-binding protein, with product MQPALSQTPVTVLTGYLGAGKTTLLNRILTENHGKKYAIIVNEFGEVGIDNDLIVDADEEIFEMNNGCICCTVRGDLIRIIDGLMRRRDRFDAILVETTGLADPAPVAQTFFVDEDVRSKTKLDSIVTVVDAKHLLGEIDEAHEAQEQLAFADTILINKTDLVSADELKQVEDRIRRINPTATLHHTQRCNIDLNQVLGRGAFDLDRVLEVEPDFLDEFHEHEHDDHVSSFALVAKEPLDPNTFLPWLGTIIQHLGMDILRMKGIISFKNDDDRFVVQAVHMLLDGDHQRPWKPEEERITRLVFIGRNLPKEVIEAGFNACRA from the coding sequence ATGCAGCCCGCTTTGTCACAAACGCCCGTCACGGTCCTCACCGGATATTTGGGCGCCGGAAAGACCACGCTCCTCAACCGGATTCTCACCGAGAACCACGGCAAGAAGTACGCCATTATCGTCAATGAATTCGGCGAGGTCGGCATCGATAACGATCTGATCGTCGATGCCGACGAAGAGATATTCGAGATGAACAACGGCTGCATCTGCTGCACCGTGCGTGGCGATCTCATTCGCATCATCGACGGGCTCATGCGCCGCCGCGATCGCTTCGATGCCATTCTGGTCGAGACTACAGGTCTCGCCGACCCAGCTCCCGTCGCCCAGACCTTCTTCGTCGACGAGGATGTCCGCTCGAAGACCAAGCTCGACTCGATCGTCACCGTCGTCGACGCCAAGCATCTGCTCGGCGAAATCGACGAGGCACACGAAGCGCAAGAACAACTCGCCTTCGCCGACACGATCCTGATCAACAAGACTGATCTCGTTTCTGCCGACGAACTCAAGCAGGTCGAAGATCGTATTCGGCGCATCAATCCGACGGCGACGCTCCATCACACACAGCGCTGCAATATCGATCTCAACCAGGTGCTTGGCCGTGGCGCTTTCGACCTCGATCGCGTTCTGGAAGTCGAACCGGACTTTCTCGACGAGTTCCACGAGCATGAACATGACGACCATGTCTCAAGCTTCGCACTTGTCGCCAAGGAGCCCCTGGATCCCAACACATTCCTGCCTTGGCTTGGCACGATTATCCAGCACCTCGGCATGGATATCCTTCGTATGAAGGGCATCATCTCTTTCAAGAATGATGATGACCGCTTTGTCGTGCAGGCCGTTCATATGCTCCTCGACGGCGACCATCAGCGCCCCTGGAAGCCCGAGGAGGAACGCATCACCCGACTCGTCTTCATTGGTCGCAACCTCCCGAAGGAGGTCATCGAAGCGGGCTTCAACGCATGCCGGGCGTAA
- a CDS encoding GGDEF domain-containing protein translates to MLKSFIPLKFKLDSSITDKHSAGGAAQARFTQGFFQRSFDRKLLIRVFLAIICTTILAFSIVAPTYRDFTLSRQNLHDIQQYRLVLDTANFLSAERGPANVVMSEEPSLDSAGMKRLVEFRQRSDAALAQLADVSDVPLGLHNHTVPPDMLQRVRYQLALARSKVDRIAAIPRAALKTAEIQDAIESMFEVSELFRAVIAWNADELVQHDTGLAAPALLGQMLSDLREYGGRAASQIIAPLTTEQRLPPQNVIESRRSQGRLLELWQLINSQNAIYSTPSLIKSRDEIERLFFRGGLDLVDQVIDEGRRKSRYTLTATEFTERFVPTMRPIETYRSEFLDAVVEKFADASTNALFGLAIVVLVTAIVLATLIGIILSVRTHVFRPLMQAHDDVLRLAEDRPIATATRPTQAGEIRDLFQAIEVLQGKLQERASLTRELKVQAETDGLTALLNRRMLDRFAQSSPIGERTNDSMCLILMDIDHFKKVNDTYGHVTGDRVLIQTAELLRSQLRACDLIARFGGEEFAVLVSSNDLSGAVSIARKIRLAMQRETFTTPDGTPFRVTASFGVASGRRGERAWSELIELADTALYRAKSDGRNRVRFARNTLSAPAAMSTTRDNLALERRSPK, encoded by the coding sequence ATGCTGAAGAGCTTCATTCCACTTAAATTCAAGTTAGACAGCTCTATTACTGATAAGCACTCGGCTGGCGGCGCCGCCCAGGCTCGGTTCACTCAAGGATTCTTCCAGCGTAGCTTTGATCGCAAGCTGTTAATCCGCGTCTTCCTGGCCATTATTTGCACAACGATTCTCGCTTTCTCGATCGTTGCGCCGACCTATCGCGACTTCACCCTCTCGCGACAGAACCTCCATGACATCCAGCAATATCGACTCGTCCTCGATACGGCAAACTTCCTGTCCGCCGAGCGCGGTCCCGCCAACGTCGTCATGTCCGAGGAACCGTCTCTCGATAGTGCGGGGATGAAGCGATTGGTAGAATTCAGGCAGCGTAGTGATGCCGCCTTAGCGCAGCTCGCCGATGTGTCAGACGTTCCCCTGGGACTGCACAATCACACCGTCCCCCCGGACATGCTGCAACGGGTCCGCTACCAACTCGCCCTTGCACGAAGCAAGGTTGATAGAATCGCGGCGATCCCGAGAGCTGCGCTGAAAACTGCCGAGATCCAGGACGCGATCGAGAGCATGTTCGAGGTATCGGAGCTATTCCGGGCGGTGATCGCCTGGAATGCCGACGAACTCGTCCAGCACGACACGGGGCTCGCGGCACCTGCCCTTCTAGGGCAGATGCTCAGCGATCTCCGCGAATACGGCGGCAGAGCCGCCTCTCAGATCATCGCCCCACTCACGACAGAGCAGAGATTGCCGCCGCAGAATGTGATCGAGAGCCGACGCAGCCAAGGAAGGCTCCTCGAACTCTGGCAACTGATCAACAGCCAGAACGCTATCTACAGTACGCCGTCACTGATAAAGAGCCGCGACGAAATTGAACGGCTCTTTTTCCGCGGTGGTCTTGATCTGGTCGACCAGGTTATCGACGAGGGCCGGCGCAAGTCGCGCTACACACTAACCGCGACGGAATTCACTGAACGCTTCGTCCCAACAATGCGGCCGATCGAAACATATCGAAGCGAGTTCCTCGACGCCGTTGTCGAAAAGTTTGCCGACGCAAGCACAAACGCCCTCTTCGGCCTCGCGATAGTGGTGCTGGTGACGGCCATCGTTCTTGCGACGCTCATTGGAATCATCCTCTCGGTGCGAACACATGTGTTTCGCCCGCTCATGCAAGCGCATGACGACGTCCTTCGACTGGCAGAAGATCGCCCCATTGCCACAGCGACTAGGCCGACCCAGGCCGGTGAGATTCGCGACCTTTTCCAGGCGATCGAAGTCCTTCAGGGAAAGCTGCAAGAGCGCGCCTCCCTCACCAGGGAATTGAAAGTCCAGGCGGAAACTGACGGACTGACGGCGCTCCTCAACCGGCGGATGCTCGACCGCTTCGCCCAATCATCGCCGATTGGAGAACGCACGAACGACAGCATGTGCCTTATCCTCATGGACATCGACCATTTCAAGAAGGTGAACGACACCTACGGACATGTCACGGGCGATCGCGTGCTCATCCAAACCGCAGAACTCTTGCGGTCCCAACTGCGGGCCTGCGATCTGATCGCCCGCTTCGGCGGCGAAGAATTCGCGGTTCTCGTCTCCAGCAATGATCTCTCCGGCGCCGTTTCGATTGCAAGAAAGATCCGCCTCGCTATGCAACGAGAGACGTTCACGACACCCGATGGAACACCCTTCCGCGTGACAGCGAGCTTCGGCGTCGCGTCCGGCCGACGTGGCGAACGCGCGTGGTCGGAATTGATCGAGCTAGCAGATACTGCCCTCTACCGCGCGAAATCAGACGGTCGCAATCGTGTTCGCTTCGCGCGAAACACGCTCTCAGCGCCGGCCGCGATGTCTACGACACGCGATAACCTGGCACTGGAACGACGTTCCCCCAAATAG
- a CDS encoding Fur family transcriptional regulator has protein sequence MAQHTKPPHGRPVSQAVVDAVLDAVAKTCHERGLQFTIIRRQVMETLIHAGQPLGAYELMPALERTLGRRLAPPTVYRALEFLRDQHFVSRIESRNAFVPCAHPDHPHACVFFLCDNYGASTELEDSTIEKAVTRDAASLGFRIARHVVELQGTCATCLATGSHAAAHYS, from the coding sequence ATGGCCCAGCACACAAAGCCGCCGCACGGGAGACCCGTTTCGCAAGCGGTCGTTGACGCGGTGCTCGACGCCGTCGCCAAGACTTGCCACGAGCGTGGGCTGCAATTCACAATAATCCGCCGACAGGTGATGGAAACCCTGATCCATGCCGGACAGCCGCTCGGCGCTTATGAGTTGATGCCTGCGCTCGAGCGCACCCTCGGCCGGCGCCTCGCGCCTCCGACGGTCTACCGTGCGCTCGAATTCCTACGGGACCAGCACTTCGTTTCTCGCATCGAGAGCCGAAACGCGTTCGTGCCCTGCGCGCACCCCGATCACCCGCACGCATGCGTGTTCTTCCTTTGCGACAATTATGGCGCTTCCACCGAACTCGAAGATTCCACTATCGAGAAAGCAGTTACCCGCGATGCCGCGTCACTCGGCTTCCGCATCGCTCGCCACGTGGTCGAACTGCAGGGTACCTGCGCGACCTGCCTCGCCACCGGCAGTCACGCAGCCGCCCATTACTCATAG